The nucleotide window TTCCAGGTCGGCGGCTGAGACGGGTCATACGTCCAGCCGGTTCTCGACTTCGCCGGCGGGGCGTACACCCAGAAGTACCCGGACCGCGGCGGCTTGTAGGTGAGCTGGCCGTTGACCACCGTTGCCTGATCGATCCGCTGGTCACTCACTTTGCGGCCCAGGTTCGGCTTGCCGTCCTCTTCGAGGAAGTGGTCGAGTTGGAGGTCGCGACGCATGACCGCGATGGCCATACGCTCCTGGCCCACAAAGTCGCCCTGGGCCTTGGCCTCACTCACCGTGTTCGTGATGATCGTGGTGGCCTGAACCAGGATGCTCATGAGGATGAGCGTGACGGTCACCACCACGAGCAGTTCGGGCAGGGTGAACGCCGCCCGGCCGCGGCGGGCGGGGCGATGGATCGTGCGAGAGGTCATGCGGTCGTCCTCGTCGGGAGCGGCTGGCCGCCGGTCCCGGGTTCGCTCGAAAGTTTGGGACGTGTGTTGGTCGTTCTCGGGTGTCGGGCACCGGTCCGAAACGGTCACGGGGCGAAGTTACCGGTAAGTTCCGGCCGCTCGAACACCCCGGCGATGCCCGGCATCACCACGACCGTTGCGTTGTACTGGCCCGTGCTCCCATCCAGCCGCTTGACCGGGGAGTCGAGTTCGATGTCCAGTGTCCCCGACCCGTCGTCGGCGGCGCTCACCACGCGGTAGAAGTTCGCGTGCCGGATGGAGCCGTCGATCGTCGCGTCCATCAGCCAGCCGCCCTTGCGGATCTCGACGTTCGCCGGGAGCAAGCTCGACGAGATCCGAAGCGCGGTGGAACCCGGCGTAAAGGCCACGCCAGCGGTTTTGGGAATAACGTGTTCAGACCCGGCCGGATAGAACTGGTGCCGACGATTACTGAACACCACTATTTTGAGCGTTGCGGTTGTCCGGTTGCTGTTGGTCGGGCGTTGGATCACGGCCAGCGCGTTGTACCGCAGCTCGCGCACCGTAATGCTGCTACTCGGAGTCAGGCCCGAAACCACCTGCGGTTGCGAATTCTCGTCCCAGGAGAAGCCGTCGGGCTGGCTCCACATCCGCCACGCCAGCGAAGCCTCCTGCGTGTTCAGCGTGTTCCAGCCGGACGGCGGGGTCGCCGGCGGCTTGTACGGGGCGAACGGCGGGTTGAGCCGCGTTCCGTTCATCGTGCGCCGGGGTATCAAGGTGGCCCCACCGTCACCCACGCGGAGTTGTGCGGCGTCCGAAGACAATCGCCCTGACACCCCCATCGGGTCCAGGAACACCGGATAACTCGCCTCGGTCGCAGCGGGTACGGTGAGGCCGCTGCCCGCATCATCGAGTGCCGGCCAGAACGGCTCGCGGTCCTGATATGTGGGGTCATCCTGCCGGGCGAGGTCGTCGGCGATTTTGTCCTTCCAGTAGCTCCGCACCAGGGCGTCGATGCTGGTGGCGAGGGTCGCGGTGCGGTCGGCGACCAACGCATCGCTCATCTGTTTGGCGCCGAACGGCACCATGCTCATCACCCCGGCCAGTCCGATCGCCACCACGAAGATGGCGACCAGCAGCTCGGTCATCGTCAGTCCGGGTCTGCGGGTCATGTGTCGCCCTCGCGGCGGCCCGGGTGGGGCGGGCGCCGGTGCTGTGGTCCTGGGTCGGGTACGGGTCCGCGGGGCCGAGCACGCCCCGCCGTGAATATCATTCGCTCGGCGGCTCAGGGCGCCAAAAATCGACGCCCGCTTTTTTGCTGCCGCTACTGCCCCAGATCGCGAACCAACTTGAACGGTTCGCCGCCCGACGTGTAACTGGTCCCGTTTCCGGGCCACGCGATGTTGTTGTGCGCGATCGTACCGGACGAGCGAATTGCGATCACATGTTGTTCGCCACCCTTTTGCAGCGCGTCTACCAAGTCCTGCCCCGTCTTATAAGCCGCTAACCGAGGGGTGGGGGAGGCGGGAGGAGGAGGGGTGGTGGGGGGGATGATTGTGTATACGGCGGGCTTGGTGTAATCACGCACCCACAGGAACAGTTGACCGCCGCTGCCGCCGAGCAGCTTGCCGTCCGGCCCGAATATGACATCCAGGTCGGTGGTGGCGTTCACCCGGTCCGGAACGCTGACGTTCAGGTCCACGCAAATCTTCTTGGGCAGCGGGATGATCGGCTCGCCCACGAGTGGTACGGCCAGCAGGTAGACCGCGAAGTTGTAGACCACGGCCTGCGTGCTCCCGCCCATGACCGCATCCGGGTACACCTCCAGAACGGCCTCGACGGTGTACAAGTTTTTCGCATTCGGCCCGGTTTTTTTCACCGTTGTGGGGACGGGTATGCTGGGTAGAGCGATCTTGTTCCAGGAGTTGAAGGTCGGCATCACGATCGTGCAACCGGGCTGAATCAGGTCCGCTTCTTCCGATTTTAAGTTTTCAATGAAACAGCGGCGGCCGTTGATCGCACCCGCGTTCATCCCGGACGACACGAACCCGTAGTCGAACCGGACCCGCGGCGCGAGGTTTTCGATTAGCTCGGGGGCAGTCCCCAGGTTCGGGTTGCTGGCCCGCGGGAAATTTAGTGGGGTCGTGGTCGGAATCAGCGGCGGGGGCTGTTCCACATACTGCATCTCGGTGACCCACCGAGCGTCAGTCTTGTCGTCGTTGGTTGCGTCGTTAGAGAGCACGAACCGGATGCCGCGCGGGGCTTTATCGCGGGCCGCCATGCTCTGAGCCATACGCAGTTGCGCGGTGATGTCGGAAACCGCATACCGAACCCGGTCCTGGTCCCGGGCACCCGGATAGAGCAGCAGGACGAGCCCGGCTAGCGCCAAGAAGATCGAGATGCCGACCAGCAGTTCGACGAGCGTGAATCCGCTGCGGCGGGTGTTCTGGGTGCGGATCATTGTTTGCCCCCTTTCCCCCCGAACCGATCAAGCCGGTAGCCGAGGCGGTCATCTTCTTGAGACAAGTCACCCGACGCATATGGAGGAACGGGGAGTTGTGCGCCTTTGGGTGTGAAGTAGTCGTAGCGCCGATCTTTCCCAGCGCATAGCACCGTCGGCACCCGGTTGCGAGACGCGGTACCCGGGGTGACAAAACCCAGTGCAGGGCTGATCGTGCTTGTGGTGCCCCAACTGCCCATCAAACCTTTCGGGTCCAGTGGGTCGATAAAATCCCTGCCGTCGTTAAACTTGCGGTTCACATAGGGCGGTTGGTCGAGTTCGCTTAGCTGGAGCCACCGGTAGTAGATAAGCGGTGTGCCGTAGGGATCGACGAATACCGTGTAGTCGGTGTTCGCAATTTTGAGCGGCTTCTGTTCGCCGGTGATTCCCCCCGCGTCCCCGGTCCCGCCGGCAGTCGCTCGCTCTGCCAGAATCAGGTACAAGAGCACGGCGCGGTGTTGGTCCGGCGTGCCGGCCGGCGTGCCGCTGCTGCTCTGATTTTTGACCGGGGCGAAAGTTCGCTTCCAGTCGTAGGTGTAAATGGTTGTTGCTCCGGACATGATCGAAAACGTGCTGGTCGCCTCGTCAAAGGTCTCCGGAAAGTGGACCTTTAGTGTGGCCGCTGTGTGGATGGCCAGGGCCTTATCTTTGTCTCCACCGCAAAATGTCACGATCGCTTGCGGTGCCCCTTCACGGTGGCACTTTTGCACCACAAAGCTGTAGTCTTCGCGCAGTCGCACCTGAAGCTGGCTGACCTGGTTATCAGCCGTGTTTGTCATGGCCGACTCTTTGAACTTCATCGTCCCGGCGACGACGAGTGCGGTCAGTATTCCGATGATCGAAATGACTACAAGCAGTTCGACCAGCGTAAACGCATGTCGGTGAGCGGAGCGACCGCGTGCGAGAGTGTTCGTGTGCATGGCGTCCTCCGGTTATTGCGGGCCTGCGCCGAGCTTGGCTTGCGAGAAGTTGCTCCAGTCGTCATCGCCGCCCCCGGTCGGCACATTCGTCCCCCAGTCGCCACCCGGACCGAACTTGGCGTCCTCACCTGCCGAAATAATCTGGATGCCTTTTGGGTTCTCGTACTTCTTCGGGTTCCCACGCCAGAACGGGCTCGACGTGGTCGTTTCCTCCTTCGCGTTCTTCCAGGTGAACGATTGCGTCCCGTAATTGCCCTGACGATTGAAGAAGATCGCGTAGGGGCTACCATAGGGGTCGATGAGTTTGGCCCGGCCCGTGGCGACCGGCTCATACATGCCGCTCTTGAGTTGCAGAAACGGCCCTTTGCGAGATTCGCCCGGGCTGCCCGCGTCAAAAGGAAACTGTGAATTGTTGGAGAAGCCCGTGTACCGAGTGATTTCCCCCCCGGTAAGGAAAAACAACGCGACCTCGTTTCCATCCGTCAAGGTCACGGTCGGCAACTTAGTGTTGGTTATGTCGAGGTTCGGAAACAGGTGCTTGAGGTACATGGCTTCGGCATCGCCCGCACTGTACGAGGGCATAAGCCTGAACGGCCCCTGAGGAAGGTAGCCGGGCCTGCTCAGTGCCTCAGAAGCGCAAAACATGTCGGCCGCTTGCGAGATCTGGCTCATTCGCCACTGGTTTTCGCTCCGCTTGATGCCGGTCCGCACCTTCATCACCGCCGGGACCAGGAGCCCGATCAGCAGCGCGATGATGCCGATCACCACCAGCAGCTCGATCAGCGTGAAGCCCGCCCGCCGGTTCCGGCCCGTCCGCCTCAGGTTCATGACGTGTCCCCTCAGAGAGTGCGGAGGGCGGAACCCGGAACGCCGGCAGCGGTCTTCGCCCCGCGTTCCGAGGTCCGCACCCCGAATGGCTTACTTGCTCAGACCTTCCAGCAGCTTGATGAGCGGCAGGAACAGCGAGATCACGATGGCGCCGATGGTGAAACCCAGGAACACGATCATGATGGGCTCCAGCAGCGAGATCAGCGACTTGACGAGGTTGTCCACCCACTCGTCGTAGAAGTCGGCGATCTTGTAGAGCATCGTGTCCAGGTCGCCGGTCTCCTCGCCCACCTCCACCATATTCACGACCATCGCGTCCACCAAACGGGACTCGCGGAGCGGGTCGGCGATCGTGTCGCCCTCGCGGATCGACTCGAAGATCCGCTGGAACATCCGCTCAAACACCGCGTTGTTGGCCGTCTCCTTCACGATCGAGATGGCCTCCAGGATCGGCACGCCGGAGCTGATCAGGGTGCCCAGCGTCCGCATGGTCCGGGCCACGATCGTCTTCTCGACGAGCTGGCCCACCACCGGTATCCAGAGCGTGGCCCGGTCCAGGGCGAAGTTCCCGGCCCGCGACAGCCGGATCAGCTTGATCAGGAAGTACAGTGCGGTTGGGAACAGTGGAATGGTCCACCAGTACTCGGACATCCAGTTCGAGACCCGGATGAGCGTCAGAGTGGCCCACGGCAGGGTCATCCCGAACTCGTCGAAGATCTTCTTAAACTTCGGGATGATCGCCACCATGATGAAGGTGAGGATCGCCACCGCGACGAAGATCACGACCGCCGGGTAGACCATCGCGCCGATGATCTTGGACTTGAGGCTCTGGGCCTTCTCGAGGAAGTCCGCGAGCCGCTGGAGAATGATTTCCAGCGCACCACCGGCCTCGCCGGCCCGCACCATGTTCACGTACAGCTTGCTGAACGCCTTCGGGTGCCGGCTCAGGGCCTCGGACAGCGCCGAGCCGGACTCGACGTCGTCCACCACGTCGATCATGGAGTTCTTGAGCGCGCTGGGCGGCATCTGCCGCTCCAGGATGCGGAGCGACCGGAGCACCGGCAGGCCGGCGTCCTGGAGCGTCGAGAACTGGCGGGTGAAGGTCACCAGTTGCTTCTGCTTGACGCCGCCGATGACGAACGTCTTGCGGCTCTTGCCGGTCTTCTTCTTCCCCTTGCCCTTGCTCCCCTTGCCCCCGGCGACCGCGGTCAGCTTGGTGACGAAGTACCCCTTCGCCTTGACCTTCTGCTGCGCCTCTTCCTCGTTGGCGGCTTCGATGGAGTCCTTGACCTCGGCCCCGGACGTGTCCAGCGCCTCGTACTTGAACGTAGGCATCACTTTCTCCAATGCGGAATGCGGAATTCGGAATTCGGAACCGAGACACCCGCACCCGCGGGCCACCGTCGCTCGTGCCCCCTTGCGAGGAGGGGCGCCAACCGTTACCGGGTGCCGTTTCGGGTGGTCTTGATAGACGCCACCACCATGGCCACGATTTCACCGGCCTCCGCGTGCAGGTCGGCCAGTGCCTCCGGCTTCACCAGCCCGCCTTCCGTCAGCAGCTCGAACCAGTAGGCCGATTCGTCGGCCTCTTCCTCAACAACCCCTAACTTCGCGACGAACTCCGCCGGCGACCGCCCCCGGCACGCGGCCCGGTAGTTGGCACCCACCGAGGTCGCGCTGCGCAGGAGCTGCTTACCGATCACATCACCCGAACGCGTGGCCGGCAAAGTGTCCACCAGCCGCATGACGCGAAGGGCAAACGCCTTCGTGCGGACACGAAGGTCGGGCGACTTCTTGGGCAATGCGGAACCCTTGGGCAATGCGGAATGCGGAACGCGGAATTCGGAATCAGAAGACGAAACCGGCGAGTCGGCCCCCATCTCATGCTCCGCTGTGTTGCTGCTTTAATTCCGAATTCCGCACTCCGCATTTTCCCTTAGGCCTCGTCTTCCTGCACCGTCTCGCGCACCACCTCGTCGAGGGTGGTGGTGCCGGCGAACAGGGCCTTCAGGCCGGCCTCGCGGAGCCCCGGGGTGCCGGTCTTGCGGCAGTACGCCCGGACCGCGTCGGTGCTGGCCCCGCGGCTCACCATGTCGCGCAGGTCGTCGTTCATGACCAGGATCTCGTACAGCCCGGTGCGGCCCTTGAACCCGAGGTTGTTACACTTGTCGCACCCCTCGCCGTAGTAGAACGGCCGCTTGCCCACCTGATCCGGGGTCAGGTTCACCTCCATGATCTGCTCGCGGGTCGGCTCGTAGGCGGTCTTGCAGTTCACGCACACGCGCCGCACCAGCCGCTGGGCCTGGATCGCCTCCACCGTGGCGGTGATGAGGAACGGCTCCACCCCCATGTCGCGGAGCCGGGTGATCGACGACGGGGCGTCGTTGGTGTGCAGCGTGCTAAACACCAGGTGCCCGGTGAGCGACGCCTGGATGGCGATGCCGGCGGTCTCGAGGTCGCGGATCTCGCCCACGAGGATCACGTCCGGGTCCTGCCGCAGGATGGCCCGCAGCGCGCTGGCGAAGGTGACGTCGATCTCGTGGTTGATCGGGCACTGGATGATGCCGTCGATCTCGTACTCGACCGGGTCCTCGGTGGTGATGAGCTTGGTCTCGATGTCGTTCAGCTCGGACAGCGCCGAGTACAGCGTGGTGGTCTTGCCGGCCCCGGTCGGGCCGGTCACCAGGACGATCCCGTTGGGCTTGTGGATCACCGCCCGGAACGTGCCGAGCAGGTCCGGCGGCATCCCGATGCGGTCCAGCGACAGCCCGACGTTGGTGCGGTCCAGCACCCGGATGACGACGCTCTCGCCGAACAGCGTGGGCAGCACCGACACCCGCATGTCCACCGGGTTGCCGCCCACGTTCAGCTCGATGCGGCCGTCCTGGGGCATGCGCCGCTCGGCGATGTCCAGGTTCGCCATGACCTTGATGCGGCTGGCGATGGCGGTGGCGAGGTGGCGCGGCGGGGGCACCATCTCGTACAGCACCCCGTCGCACCGGTACCGCATCTTGTACTCGTCCTCGAACGGCTCGAAGTGGATGTCCGAGGCGTGGTCGCGGATGGCCATCAGCAGCACCATGTTGATGAGCTTCCGGACCGGGGCGGCGTTGGCCATCTCCGCCAGGTCGCCGATGTCGATGCTGTTCTCGCGGCCCGTGGAGGCGGACCCGATGCTCTCGTCGGCGGCGATCTGGGCGTACACCGACGAGATGGACTCCTCCTTCTCGTTCGAGTAGGCCCGCTGCATCAGCGCCTGGACCTGCTTGGGCGGCCCGAGGATCGCGTTCACCTGCCGCACCCCGGGCAGCAGGTTGCGGAGGTCGTCCGTGGCCTGCATGTTGTTGGGGTCGGACATCGCGACCGTCAGCACGTCGTTCTCGAAGCTGATCGGGACGAGCTTGTACACCTCCGCGATGTTCTTCATCACCAGCTTGACCGCGGCCGGCGTGGGCTTGGTGTCCTCCAGGTTCGCCACGCGCATGCCGTGAATCTCGGCCTGCGCCTGGAGCAGTTGCTCCTCGTTGATGAGCCCGCGCTGCATGGCCAGCTCGCCGAGCTGCGCGTCGGTGGTGCGCAGGTCCTCGTAGAGCGTCTCGACCTGCGGGCCGTCGAGGAACCCGAGGTCCTCGAGCTTCTTGGCGAGCTGGCGGGTGTTGGCGTCGATGTACGAGAAGCGGTCCTTGGCCGGGGCCTTCTTGGCGGCCGGCTGCGGCGCCGCCTTCTGGGGCGCGGCGCCGGCCTTCTGGGGCGCGGCCCCGGGGCGCGGGGCGCCCGCCTTCGGCGGCTGGCCGGCGGGCGGCTTCGGCGGCCCCGCGGCCGGGGCCGTGGGCTTCTTGGGCGGGTTCGGGTTGCTCGGCGGCGTCGGCGTGGCCATCGGTGTTCCTGTGTGTGGAGGATGAAGCTGAGGGCGGGGCGTCAGCCCCTGGGGTTGTCCGGGCAGCGGGGCGACGGCCGCTTACCGCCTCCGCCGCTTGCGGTCGTTGTCGTCGTCGTCCTCTTCGTCCTCGTCTTCGTCCTCCTCCTCGTCCTCGCCGCCCCCCTCCTCGTCTTCGTCTTCGAGGCCGCGTTCGGCGTGCGCGATCTTCGCCGCCAACTCGTTGGGCTTACTGGACTTGAGGAGCACCTCTTCCTTCTCGCACAGGTCCTCGCGCCACAGCCGGAACAGCGAGTCGTCCAGCAGGAACATGCCGTGCTTGCGCCCGGTCTGCACCGACGAGTCGATGCGGTACGTCTTGTTCTCGCGGATCAGGTTCCGGATGGCGGGCGTCACCACCATCATCTCGTAGGCGGCGATGAGCCCCTCGGGCTTGCGCGGCAGGAGCGCCTGCGACAGCACCCCGATGAGCGAGCCCGAGAGCTGCGTGCGGATCTGGTCCTGCTCGTTCTCGGGGAACACCGTGACCACCCGGTCCACGGTCGAGGCCGCGCCGGAGGTGTGGAGCGTGCCGAACACCAAGTGCCCGGTTTCGGCGGCCTCGAGCGCCGCCCGGATCGTTTCGAGGTCGCGCATTTCACCGACGAGGATCACGTCGGGGTCCATGCGCAGCGCCCGGCGGATGCCCTCCTTGAAGTCGGGCACGTCGATCCCGATCTCGCGCTGGTTGACGGTGCTCTTCTTGTGCTTGTGGAAGTACTCGATCGGGTCTTCCAGCGTGATGATGTGGCGGTCGTAGTTGTCGTTCAGGAAGTTCAGCATCGACGCCAGCGACGTCGTCTTGCCGGACCCGGTGGGGCCGGTCACCAGGAACAGCCCGCGGGGGCGGATGATGAGGGACCGGATCGCTTCGGGCGTTCGCAGTTGCTCGAACGTGAGGAACTGGCTCGGGATGCGCCGCAGCACCATCCCGACGGTCCCCTTCTGTTTGAACACCGCGACGCGGAACCGGTAACCGTCGACGTACTCGATGGCGAAGTCGGCGCCACCTTTCGTCTGCAGCTCCTGCTGACACCGGTCCGGGGTGATGGACTTCATCAGCCCGGTGGTGTCGTCGTTGTCAAGGATCAGCCCGCCGAGGTCGAGCTTCTTCATACGCCCCTGGTGGCGCACGACCGGCGGCTGACCGACGCTAATGTGCAAGTCACTCGCTTTGAGCTGGATCACCGTCGCGAGCAACTTCTCCATTGAGACTTTAGGCACGGGGTACCCCTTTGCCAGAGCGACGGTGCCGAGGCGGACACAAATGGCACCAAGGGCGCGTTCGCGTCCCGGTGTCGCATTATCTCCGCCGCGGCCGGCGCAACCAAAAACGGATCACGAACGCGCGGGCGAGTAAAACCGACACGATTCAAGTTCGACCGGAGCCCATCGGACCCCGGTCTCTATCGGCCGCCGACCGGCACTAAGCTTCGCGGGCAACGAGCACTTCCGCGTGGCAGGTGCTCAGCACCTCCTCCAATGTGGTGCTGCCCCTGATAGCTTTCAGAATCCCGTCTTCGAGCAGCGAACGCATCCCGCCCCCCCGCGCCTTCCGGCGAATGTCCTGCGTTGGGGCCTGGGCAAATGTCATTTCACGAATTGCCGAGGTCATTCTTAACATCTCGAAAATGCCCTGGCGACCGCGGTAACCTGTTTGCCGGCAATGGTTACAGCCGCGGCCCTTCATGAAGTTCGCTTTCGAGAGTTCTTCCGGCGTGAGGCCGCCCGCCTTAATCTCTGCCGCTTGCGGCTGATACGACTCGCGACACTTGATGCAGTTCATCCGCACCAGACGTTGAGCCATGATCGCGATGACCGAGCTGGCGATGAGGAACGGAGGCACTCCGATGTCACCGAGGCGGGTCACAGCACTGGGCGCGTCGTTCGTGTGCAGTGTCGAGAAAACCAAGTGTCCAGTCAGAGAAGCCTGCACGGCGATTTCTGCGGTCTCCTTGTCGCGAATTTCGCCTACCAAAATAATGTTAGGCGCTTGACGAAGCATGGCGCGAATAATCCGGGCGAAATCGAGCCCGATGTTGTGTTTCACCTCGACCTGGTTGATCCCGGGCAGGTAGTACTCGACCGGGTCCTCGGCGGTGATGATTTTCCGGTCCGGACGATTGAGTTCGTTGAGCGCGGAGTACAGTGTGGTGGTCTTCCCCGAGCCGGTCGGTCCGGTGACCAGGAAGATCCCGTTGGGGCGCTTGATGATTTGCTGGAACCGCATGTAGTCGTCTTCCGCAAATCCCAGGTCCTTGATGCTGACCTGAATGTTGCCGCGGTCCAGAATGCGCATGACGGCCGACTGGCCGTGGACGGTCGGCAGCAGGCTGACCCGCAGGTCGAAGTGTTTGCCCTGCACCGTCATCTTGATGCGCCCGTCCTGCGGGCGGCGCTTCTCACTGATGTCGATCTGACCCATGATCTTGATACGCGACAGCATCGGAGCCAGTAACCGCCGGGGGGCGGCGTCGCGTTCGACCAGCACGCCGTCGATCCGGTACCGGATCCGAACGCGGTCGCCGAACGGCTCGATGTGGATGTCCGACGCGCGGAGGGTGATCGCTTCCGAGATGACGAGGTTGACCAGCTTCACGACCGGCGCGTCCGAGTCGTCGGCCGAAGCCATCGCCGTCGTGCTTTCGGTCTGGGTGAACTCGATCGCGGTGTCGGTGAACTCGACGAGCATGGAGTCCACGGACTCCGTTTCCGACTGACCGTAGTTCGCGTTGATGGCCTCCTGGATCTGCTCCTGGACCGCGAGAACCGGCTTGATCTCCTTGTTCAGAATGAACTTAAGCTTCTCGATGGTCTCGTAGTTCGTCGGGTCGGCGGTGATGAGCGAGAGGGTGTTGTCTTCCAGGTTGAGTGGAATAACGAGGTTCTCGCGGGCCACCGACTCGGGGACCAGTTCGATGACCGCCTTGGCGATGCTAACCTCTTTGAGGTCGACGAATTGCATCCCGTAGAACTCGGCGATCGCGGACATCACCTCGTTGGCCGCGAGGTACTGGAGCTTGATGATCGCGTCCTGGAGCTTGAGGCCGGTGGCTTCCGCCTCGGCGATCTGGTCCGGGCTGATCATCTTCTTGCGGAGAAGAATGTCCGCGAAGTCGCCGCGCGCTTTGGCCATGAGAGGTCTCCTTTTCGTGGAAACGTGAACGACGAGACGGGCGGGCGAAGAGTATCGGATCAGGTTAAGGCGCTGGTTCAGAAGTTGACCGCTGAGCTGACGCCGACAGTGAACGTGGCCGCGACGAACGTGTCATCGGAATCCGAACTGACCAAGAGCACATGAATGGATGATGAGTTCAGTGTGACACGCCGCGCAGCGTGAGTGCAAGTGTAAAGAACGTGAAAGGCGCCAAAAATTGCGCCTTTGTAGCCCTGTTGCGCGCGTTTTCTCACAACTCTCTTGGCCCATCAATGATCGGTTCGGGCTCTCCGCCCCGAGTTCCAAACTCGGCGACGCCACTCACACGAGCAGGCGTATGACAGCGCGGGGAGGGGTCGACAGGTGGGATCCAGAAGCAAGCATCTGAAGCGACCGGAGGGCTCCTCCCGTGGCGAGGAAGTATCGGGTCGGGGTGATCGGGGCTACCGGGCGCGGCGACTACGGGCACGCGGTCGATGTCGCGTTTCGGAAGCTCGATAACGTCGAGATCGTAGCCGTCGCGGACGCCAGCGAGGCGGGTCGGGTCGCGGCCCAGAAGCGGACCGGGGCGCCACGCACATACGCCGCTTACAAGGACCTACTTGCGAAAGAGAAGCCGGACCTCGTCGCGGTCTGCCCGCGGTGGATCGACCAGCGCCACGACATGCTGATGGCCGCCGCCGAGGCGGGGTGTCACATCTATACGGAGAAGCCGTTCTGGCGCACGCTCAAGGAGTGCGACGCGGTGGCCGACGCACTCGACATGCGGCACCTGAAACTGGGGATCGCGCACATCAGTCAGTACTCGCCGGTACTCGACACCGTACTGAAGGTCATCGCGGACGGTGTGATCGGCGACCTTCTCGAGGTGCGCGCCCGCGGCAAGGAGGACGCCCGGGGCGGGGGCGAGGACCT belongs to Gemmata obscuriglobus and includes:
- a CDS encoding type IV pilus modification PilV family protein, with the translated sequence MTRRPGLTMTELLVAIFVVAIGLAGVMSMVPFGAKQMSDALVADRTATLATSIDALVRSYWKDKIADDLARQDDPTYQDREPFWPALDDAGSGLTVPAATEASYPVFLDPMGVSGRLSSDAAQLRVGDGGATLIPRRTMNGTRLNPPFAPYKPPATPPSGWNTLNTQEASLAWRMWSQPDGFSWDENSQPQVVSGLTPSSSITVRELRYNALAVIQRPTNSNRTTATLKIVVFSNRRHQFYPAGSEHVIPKTAGVAFTPGSTALRISSSLLPANVEIRKGGWLMDATIDGSIRHANFYRVVSAADDGSGTLDIELDSPVKRLDGSTGQYNATVVVMPGIAGVFERPELTGNFAP
- a CDS encoding pilus assembly FimT family protein, whose amino-acid sequence is MIRTQNTRRSGFTLVELLVGISIFLALAGLVLLLYPGARDQDRVRYAVSDITAQLRMAQSMAARDKAPRGIRFVLSNDATNDDKTDARWVTEMQYVEQPPPLIPTTTPLNFPRASNPNLGTAPELIENLAPRVRFDYGFVSSGMNAGAINGRRCFIENLKSEEADLIQPGCTIVMPTFNSWNKIALPSIPVPTTVKKTGPNAKNLYTVEAVLEVYPDAVMGGSTQAVVYNFAVYLLAVPLVGEPIIPLPKKICVDLNVSVPDRVNATTDLDVIFGPDGKLLGGSGGQLFLWVRDYTKPAVYTIIPPTTPPPPASPTPRLAAYKTGQDLVDALQKGGEQHVIAIRSSGTIAHNNIAWPGNGTSYTSGGEPFKLVRDLGQ
- a CDS encoding type II secretion system protein; the encoded protein is MHTNTLARGRSAHRHAFTLVELLVVISIIGILTALVVAGTMKFKESAMTNTADNQVSQLQVRLREDYSFVVQKCHREGAPQAIVTFCGGDKDKALAIHTAATLKVHFPETFDEATSTFSIMSGATTIYTYDWKRTFAPVKNQSSSGTPAGTPDQHRAVLLYLILAERATAGGTGDAGGITGEQKPLKIANTDYTVFVDPYGTPLIYYRWLQLSELDQPPYVNRKFNDGRDFIDPLDPKGLMGSWGTTSTISPALGFVTPGTASRNRVPTVLCAGKDRRYDYFTPKGAQLPVPPYASGDLSQEDDRLGYRLDRFGGKGGKQ
- a CDS encoding type II secretion system protein; the protein is MNLRRTGRNRRAGFTLIELLVVIGIIALLIGLLVPAVMKVRTGIKRSENQWRMSQISQAADMFCASEALSRPGYLPQGPFRLMPSYSAGDAEAMYLKHLFPNLDITNTKLPTVTLTDGNEVALFFLTGGEITRYTGFSNNSQFPFDAGSPGESRKGPFLQLKSGMYEPVATGRAKLIDPYGSPYAIFFNRQGNYGTQSFTWKNAKEETTTSSPFWRGNPKKYENPKGIQIISAGEDAKFGPGGDWGTNVPTGGGDDDWSNFSQAKLGAGPQ
- a CDS encoding type II secretion system F family protein, producing the protein MPTFKYEALDTSGAEVKDSIEAANEEEAQQKVKAKGYFVTKLTAVAGGKGSKGKGKKKTGKSRKTFVIGGVKQKQLVTFTRQFSTLQDAGLPVLRSLRILERQMPPSALKNSMIDVVDDVESGSALSEALSRHPKAFSKLYVNMVRAGEAGGALEIILQRLADFLEKAQSLKSKIIGAMVYPAVVIFVAVAILTFIMVAIIPKFKKIFDEFGMTLPWATLTLIRVSNWMSEYWWTIPLFPTALYFLIKLIRLSRAGNFALDRATLWIPVVGQLVEKTIVARTMRTLGTLISSGVPILEAISIVKETANNAVFERMFQRIFESIREGDTIADPLRESRLVDAMVVNMVEVGEETGDLDTMLYKIADFYDEWVDNLVKSLISLLEPIMIVFLGFTIGAIVISLFLPLIKLLEGLSK
- a CDS encoding four helix bundle protein, with amino-acid sequence MPKKSPDLRVRTKAFALRVMRLVDTLPATRSGDVIGKQLLRSATSVGANYRAACRGRSPAEFVAKLGVVEEEADESAYWFELLTEGGLVKPEALADLHAEAGEIVAMVVASIKTTRNGTR
- a CDS encoding GspE/PulE family protein, with product MATPTPPSNPNPPKKPTAPAAGPPKPPAGQPPKAGAPRPGAAPQKAGAAPQKAAPQPAAKKAPAKDRFSYIDANTRQLAKKLEDLGFLDGPQVETLYEDLRTTDAQLGELAMQRGLINEEQLLQAQAEIHGMRVANLEDTKPTPAAVKLVMKNIAEVYKLVPISFENDVLTVAMSDPNNMQATDDLRNLLPGVRQVNAILGPPKQVQALMQRAYSNEKEESISSVYAQIAADESIGSASTGRENSIDIGDLAEMANAAPVRKLINMVLLMAIRDHASDIHFEPFEDEYKMRYRCDGVLYEMVPPPRHLATAIASRIKVMANLDIAERRMPQDGRIELNVGGNPVDMRVSVLPTLFGESVVIRVLDRTNVGLSLDRIGMPPDLLGTFRAVIHKPNGIVLVTGPTGAGKTTTLYSALSELNDIETKLITTEDPVEYEIDGIIQCPINHEIDVTFASALRAILRQDPDVILVGEIRDLETAGIAIQASLTGHLVFSTLHTNDAPSSITRLRDMGVEPFLITATVEAIQAQRLVRRVCVNCKTAYEPTREQIMEVNLTPDQVGKRPFYYGEGCDKCNNLGFKGRTGLYEILVMNDDLRDMVSRGASTDAVRAYCRKTGTPGLREAGLKALFAGTTTLDEVVRETVQEDEA
- a CDS encoding type IV pilus twitching motility protein PilT, which produces MEKLLATVIQLKASDLHISVGQPPVVRHQGRMKKLDLGGLILDNDDTTGLMKSITPDRCQQELQTKGGADFAIEYVDGYRFRVAVFKQKGTVGMVLRRIPSQFLTFEQLRTPEAIRSLIIRPRGLFLVTGPTGSGKTTSLASMLNFLNDNYDRHIITLEDPIEYFHKHKKSTVNQREIGIDVPDFKEGIRRALRMDPDVILVGEMRDLETIRAALEAAETGHLVFGTLHTSGAASTVDRVVTVFPENEQDQIRTQLSGSLIGVLSQALLPRKPEGLIAAYEMMVVTPAIRNLIRENKTYRIDSSVQTGRKHGMFLLDDSLFRLWREDLCEKEEVLLKSSKPNELAAKIAHAERGLEDEDEEGGGEDEEEDEDEDEEDDDDNDRKRRRR